From Culicoidibacter larvae, a single genomic window includes:
- a CDS encoding restriction endonuclease subunit S yields MSKLEQLIDELCPNGVEYVELNSILDYEQPTKYIVETTNYDDSFETPVLTAGQTFVLGYTNETGGIYISTKENPTIIFDDFTTSFHWVDFSFKIKSSAMKMLRVKLLEDKNALLRYIYHCMKNIQYQPVDHSRQWIAKYSYFRIPLPPLPVQEEIVRILDNFTELTAELTAELRARKKQYEYYRESLLTFGDGVPMVQLKAVVKKSCSGATPNKGNSEFYTNGSVPWLRTQEVKFNEIYKIGSFITEEAVRKTSAKWIPTNCVIVAISGATAGRCAINKIPTTTNQHCYNMEIDETKALYKYVFYCVCSQYEELLSRKQGARGDLNSSLIMGIYIPLPSLPKQRRIVEILDRFDILCNDISSGLPAEIKARQKQYEYYRDKLLTFPKAELEV; encoded by the coding sequence ATGAGTAAGTTAGAGCAACTGATAGATGAGCTTTGCCCTAATGGGGTGGAGTATGTAGAGCTTAATAGCATTTTAGATTATGAACAACCCACAAAATACATTGTCGAAACTACTAATTATGATGATAGTTTTGAAACTCCTGTTTTAACTGCTGGACAGACATTTGTGTTAGGATACACAAATGAAACAGGAGGAATATATATATCAACAAAAGAAAACCCTACTATTATTTTTGATGACTTTACTACATCTTTTCATTGGGTGGACTTTAGTTTTAAAATTAAATCTTCTGCGATGAAAATGTTAAGAGTAAAGCTTTTAGAAGATAAAAATGCATTGCTTAGGTATATATATCATTGCATGAAGAACATTCAGTATCAACCTGTTGACCATTCACGGCAATGGATAGCCAAATACTCGTATTTTCGAATCCCTCTCCCGCCATTGCCAGTACAAGAAGAAATTGTCCGTATTTTGGACAATTTCACAGAGCTTACAGCAGAGCTTACAGCAGAGCTTAGAGCAAGGAAAAAACAGTATGAGTATTATAGAGAAAGCTTGCTTACTTTTGGTGATGGGGTGCCAATGGTGCAGCTTAAAGCAGTAGTTAAGAAAAGTTGCTCGGGTGCTACGCCTAATAAAGGAAATAGCGAATTTTATACTAATGGATCAGTGCCGTGGTTAAGAACACAAGAAGTTAAGTTTAATGAGATTTATAAAATTGGTAGTTTTATTACTGAAGAAGCAGTAAGGAAAACTTCAGCAAAATGGATACCAACCAATTGTGTAATTGTTGCCATTTCAGGTGCTACAGCCGGTAGATGTGCTATAAATAAAATTCCAACAACAACTAACCAGCATTGTTATAATATGGAAATAGATGAAACTAAAGCGCTTTACAAATATGTATTCTATTGTGTTTGTAGCCAATATGAGGAATTACTCTCAAGAAAGCAAGGTGCAAGAGGAGATTTAAATTCTTCACTAATAATGGGGATTTATATACCTCTACCATCACTCCCCAAGCAACGACGTATTGTTGAGATTCTTGATCGTTTTGACATACTTTGTAATGATATTTCAAGTGGTTTACCTGCCGAAATAAAAGCACGACAAAAACAATATGAATATTATCGTGATAAGCTTTTGACTTTTCCAAAAGCTGAGTTAGAGGTGTAG
- a CDS encoding type I restriction-modification system subunit M has product MSSAAQREKLQAQIWKIANDVRGSVDGWDFKQYVLGTLFYRFISENFANYIEGGDDSINYAELDDAIITKEIKEDSIKTKGYFIYPSELFVNIAKKANTNESLNTDLATIFSAIESSANGYPSEPDIKGLFADFDTTSNRLGNTVNDKNSRLAAVIKGVEGLDFGDFEDNQIDLFGDAYEYLISNYAANAGKSGGEFFTPQSVSKLIAKLAIHNQETINKIYDPAAGSGSLLLQAKKQFDEHIIEDGFYGQEINHTTYNLARMNMFLHNVNYDKFNIALGNTLLDPRFGDEEPFDAIVSNPPYSINWIGSDDPTLINDERFAPAGVLAPKSKADFAFVLHALSYLSGKGRAAIVCFPGIFYRGGAEQKIRKYLIDNNYVETIISLAPNLFYGTSIAVNIMVLSKHKSVTKTQFIDASGERFYKKATNNNILTEEHIEEIIEIFSNKEDMDYISKSVENDGIAAENYNLSVSTYVDVKDTREVIDIKVLNAEIKTTVSKIDELRTEIDKIIAEIEVE; this is encoded by the coding sequence ATGTCAAGCGCAGCACAAAGAGAAAAATTACAGGCACAAATTTGGAAAATAGCTAATGATGTCCGCGGTTCGGTAGATGGATGGGATTTTAAACAATATGTTTTAGGAACACTTTTTTATCGTTTTATTAGTGAAAATTTTGCTAATTATATTGAAGGTGGGGATGACAGCATCAATTATGCAGAACTGGACGATGCTATTATAACTAAAGAAATCAAAGAAGATTCGATAAAAACCAAAGGATACTTTATTTATCCAAGTGAACTGTTTGTTAATATTGCTAAAAAGGCGAATACAAATGAAAGTTTGAACACAGATTTAGCCACAATCTTTTCTGCTATTGAAAGTTCTGCAAACGGGTATCCATCAGAACCTGATATCAAGGGATTATTTGCTGATTTTGACACAACAAGTAATAGATTGGGAAATACTGTAAATGATAAAAATAGTCGACTAGCCGCAGTTATTAAAGGTGTTGAAGGTCTTGATTTTGGCGACTTTGAAGACAATCAAATAGACCTTTTTGGTGATGCGTATGAATATTTAATTTCTAACTATGCTGCTAATGCTGGGAAATCAGGTGGAGAATTTTTTACACCGCAAAGTGTTTCTAAATTAATTGCAAAATTAGCAATACATAATCAAGAAACGATTAATAAAATATATGATCCTGCTGCTGGTTCAGGATCACTACTGTTACAAGCAAAAAAACAATTTGACGAACATATTATTGAAGATGGTTTTTATGGGCAGGAAATCAATCATACAACCTATAATCTTGCTCGTATGAATATGTTTTTACATAATGTAAACTATGATAAATTTAATATTGCGCTAGGAAATACGTTGCTAGACCCGCGTTTTGGTGACGAAGAACCTTTTGATGCGATTGTATCTAATCCACCATATTCGATTAATTGGATTGGCAGTGATGATCCAACACTTATTAATGATGAACGGTTTGCTCCAGCAGGTGTACTTGCACCAAAGTCTAAAGCAGATTTTGCTTTTGTATTGCACGCACTCAGTTATCTCTCTGGCAAAGGGCGAGCAGCTATCGTTTGTTTTCCTGGTATATTCTATCGCGGGGGAGCAGAACAAAAGATAAGAAAATATCTGATTGATAATAACTATGTTGAAACTATAATTTCATTAGCCCCTAATCTCTTTTATGGTACTTCAATAGCAGTGAATATTATGGTCCTCTCAAAACATAAGAGTGTGACAAAAACTCAATTTATAGATGCGAGTGGTGAGAGGTTTTATAAAAAGGCAACGAACAATAATATTTTAACCGAAGAACATATTGAAGAAATCATCGAAATATTTTCAAATAAAGAAGATATGGACTATATTTCAAAGTCTGTAGAAAATGATGGAATTGCAGCTGAAAATTATAATCTGTCGGTAAGCACTTATGTTGATGTAAAAGATACGAGAGAGGTCATAGATATAAAGGTTTTGAATGCAGAAATAAAAACAACAGTATCCAAAATAGATGAACTTCGTACTGAAATAGATAAAATTATTGCAGAAATCGAGGTGGAATAG
- a CDS encoding AbiJ-NTD4 domain-containing protein produces the protein MRLYSERHGIRAPQEKTYSINRDMYSLLLDCCKRYQKNLTHIFALNCHHDFTDSDYIAFDENGFTTRIKIRIPSLFRDEYNRISTPQYGDEYDQYSLLDLIEFFAQNIKDISERWNNERYRNYQTIDCHDSSDVFANFQEAINEIFSESGLLYELTDEKIIERIVENSPLTAEIEKSFTSVHEQGSRELLKDAVALYKTPNPAARQDSVEKIWDALERLKTYYTTLDKKHSSEKIVNDMANGNDKFVDLFNAEFKTLTDIGNKYRIRHHETNKIDITDIRYYDYLFNRCLSLIALAIQYLV, from the coding sequence ATGAGATTATACTCTGAAAGACATGGTATAAGAGCACCGCAGGAAAAGACATATTCTATTAACAGAGATATGTATTCATTGCTCTTAGATTGCTGCAAAAGATATCAAAAGAATTTAACACATATTTTTGCTCTAAATTGTCATCACGACTTTACTGATAGCGACTATATTGCATTTGATGAAAACGGATTCACAACAAGAATAAAGATAAGAATACCATCTCTCTTTCGTGATGAGTATAACAGAATTAGCACACCGCAATATGGAGATGAATACGATCAATATTCGCTTTTAGACCTTATTGAGTTCTTTGCACAAAATATTAAGGATATCTCAGAACGATGGAATAATGAGAGATACCGAAACTACCAAACGATAGATTGCCATGATTCTTCAGATGTATTTGCAAATTTCCAAGAGGCAATAAATGAAATATTCTCTGAGTCTGGGTTGTTATATGAACTTACGGACGAAAAGATTATTGAAAGAATTGTTGAGAACAGTCCACTTACAGCGGAAATAGAAAAATCTTTTACATCGGTACATGAGCAAGGCTCAAGAGAGTTGTTGAAAGATGCCGTTGCATTATATAAAACACCAAACCCGGCAGCTCGGCAAGATTCAGTTGAAAAGATATGGGATGCATTAGAACGCTTAAAAACTTACTATACAACATTAGATAAGAAACATTCATCAGAAAAAATAGTGAATGATATGGCAAACGGGAATGATAAGTTTGTAGATCTATTTAATGCTGAATTTAAGACCTTGACAGATATAGGAAATAAATACCGCATTCGTCATCATGAAACTAATAAGATTGATATCACCGATATCCGCTACTACGATTATCTTTTTAATCGGTGTTTATCACTAATTGCTTTAGCAATACAATATCTTGTTTAA